A portion of the Melanotaenia boesemani isolate fMelBoe1 chromosome 2, fMelBoe1.pri, whole genome shotgun sequence genome contains these proteins:
- the tmem150b gene encoding modulator of macroautophagy TMEM150B — protein sequence MWLWALPVCMAVIGASGFWTVFGMSVTNGSANLTKSFPMISLCANFNPQSCLFAQICNICSGLGLWIMLIRFQQIIDYGDHGKENTASVVCGVMSALGISVTGNFQSVHFQKLHFLGACSAFFFGLIYFWIQLYLTYRAQPSQDRYWVGPVRGICCTLSTLFFIAMSIFVFITYHYEAAVCEWALTMLFFVLFGLFAAEFRHIDCYRFTVQKQALKKVSSPLPQHSLQKQEKAFKLDVYALDA from the exons GTTTGGGATGTCAGTGACAAATGGATCAGCAAACCTTACAAAATCATTCCCGATGATCAG TCTTTGTGCCAATTTCAACCCTCAGAGCTGTCTTTTCGCTCAGATCTGTAACATCTGCTCCggtttag GTCTGTGGATTATGTTGATCCGATTCCAGCAAATTATAGACTACGGTGACCATGGAAAGGAGAACACTGCCTCTGTTGTTTGTGGAGTCATGTCCGCCTTAGGAATCTCTGTGACTGGCAACTTCCAG AGTGTACACTTTCAGAAACTTCACTTCCTGGGAGCGtgctctgctttcttcttcgGCCTGATCTACTTTTGGATACAGCTATATCTGACCTATCGGGCACAGCCGTCTCAAGACCGATACTGGGTGGGACCTGTGAGGGGAATCTGCTGCACCCTCAGCACCCTCTTCTTCATTGCCA TgtccatttttgtctttataacCTACCATTATGAAGCTGCTGTGTGCGAATGGGCCTTGACCATGTTGTTCTTCGTGCTGTTTGGCCTTTTTGCAGCAGAGTTCAGACATATCGACTGCTATCGTTTCACCGTACAGAAACAAGCTTTGAAGAAAGTCAGCAGTCCTCTCCCCCAACATTCACTCCAGAAGCAAGAGAAGGCTTTTAAACTTGATGTCTATGCACTGGATGCTTAG